One Euphorbia lathyris chromosome 1, ddEupLath1.1, whole genome shotgun sequence DNA segment encodes these proteins:
- the LOC136231174 gene encoding anaphase-promoting complex subunit 8 isoform X1, with the protein MTSRENCRSELRTAIHQLSDRCLYSASKWAAEQLVGIEHDPAKFTPANTRFQRGSSSIRRRFRSSDLTSTPAAGVSYVSTPAMEEDEVVDGDFYLLAKSYFDCREYKRAAHVLRDQAGKKSVFLRCYALYRAGEKRKEEEMIELEGPLGKSDAVNRELASLETELSTLRNKGMIDPFGLYLYGLVLKEKGNQNLACKILVESVNSYPWNWSAWLELQSLCTTVEILNNLNLSNHWMKDFFLANAYQELRMHNESLAKYEHLQITFNFSNYVQAQIAKAQYSLREFDQVEVIFEELLRNDPYRVEDMDTYSNVLYAKECSSALSFLAHKIYMIDKYRPESCLIIGNYYSLKGQHEKSVMYFRRALKLNRNYLSAWTLMGHEYVEMKNTPAAIDAYRRAVDINPCDYRAWYGLGQAYEMMGMPFYALHYFKKSVFLQPNDSRLWIAMAQCYETDQLRMLEEAIKCYRRAVNSNDREAIAIHKLAKLHNEIGRSEEAAFYYKKELERMEAEEREGPNMVEALLFLAQHCKEQKRDQEAEVYLTRLLDYTGPEKETAKNMLRGMRASESSFPLMDVEHFHP; encoded by the exons ATGACTTCAAGAGAGAATTGCAGAAGCGAGCTTCGAACTGCGATTCATCAACTCAGCGATCGTTGCCTTTACTCTGCTTCCAAATG GGCGGCTGAGCAGCTGGTTGGAATTGAGCATGACCCTGCAAAATTCACTCCGGCAAACACCAGATTCCAGCGTGGAAGCTCAAGCATTCGCCGACGCTTTCGCTCTAGTGACCTCACTTCTACACCGGCAGCTGGTGTCTCATATGTTTCTACACCAGCAATGGAGGAAGATGAGGTTGTCGATGGCGATTTCTACCTTCTTGCTAAATCATACTTCGATTGCCGAGAATATAAAAGGGCTGCCCATGTGCTTCGAGATCAGGCTGGAAAGAAGTCTGTGTTCTTGAGATGCTATGCTCTTTATCGG GCTGGAGAAAAGCGGAAAGAAGAGGAGATGATAGAACTTGAGGGGCCACTGGGTAAGAGTGATGCTGTGAATCGTGAGTTAGCATCCCTAGAGACAGAGTTGTCAACTCTCCGCAACAAAGGTATGATTGATCCCTTCGGGTTGTACTTGTACGGGCTCGTCCTTAAAGAGAAAGGCAACCAAAATCTTGCTTGTAAAATTCTTGTGGAATCTGTGAATAGCTATCCTTGGAATTGGAGTGCCTGGTTAGAGCTGCAGTCCCTATGTACTACAGTCGAGATCTTGAACAACCTTAACCTTAGTAACCATTGGATGAAGGATTTCTTTCTTGCTAATGCTTACCAAGAACTGCGGATGCACAATGAATCCTTAGCAAAATACGAACATCTTCAAATCACTTTCAATTTCAGTAATTATGTACAAGCTCAAATTGCAAAAGCCCAGTACAGTCTAAGAGAATTTGATCAAGTTGAAGTAATTTTTGAAGAACTTCTAAGGAATGATCCCTATCGAGTGGAAGACATGGATACGTATTCTAATGTGCTCTATGCAAAGGAATGTTCCTCTGCCCTCAGTTTCCTTGCCCATAAGATATATATGATTGATAAATACAGACCTGAATCATGCCTTATCATTGGAAATTACTACAGTTTAAAGGGGCAGCATGAGAAATCTGTTATGTACTTTAGGAGGGCACTAAAATTGAACAGAAATTATCTATCTGCCTGGACACTAATGGGTCACGAGTATGTAGAGATGAAAAACACTCCAGCTGCTATTGATGCCTATCGGCGGGCTGTGGATATAAATCCTTGTGATTATCGAGCTTGGTATGGGCTCGGACAAGCATATGAGATGATGGGCATGCCATTTTATGCTCTTCACTATTTCAAGAAGTCTGTGTTCTTGCAGCCTAATGATTCTCGCTTGTGGATTGCTATGGCTCAGTGTTATGAAACTGATCAGCTCCGGATGCTGGAGGAGGCAATCAAGTGTTACAGAAGAGCTGTAAATAGTAATGATAGGGAGGCCATAGCAATCCACAAGTTAGCAAAGCTCCATAATGAGATTGGGCGTTCTGAAGAAGCAGCATTTTATTACAAGAAAGAATTAGAGAGGATGGAAGCTGAAGAGAGAGAAGGGCCAAATATGGTTGAAGCTCTATTGTTTCTTGCCCAACACTGCAAAGAGCAGAAGAGGGACCAAGAAGCAGAGGTGTACCTTACCCGTCTTCTGGATTACACTGGCCCT GAGAAGGAAACTGCTAAGAATATGCTTCGAGGGATGAGAGCATCAGAATCCAGTTTCCCTCTTATGGATGTTGAACATTTTCATCCTTGA
- the LOC136231174 gene encoding anaphase-promoting complex subunit 8 isoform X2 — protein MEEDEVVDGDFYLLAKSYFDCREYKRAAHVLRDQAGKKSVFLRCYALYRAGEKRKEEEMIELEGPLGKSDAVNRELASLETELSTLRNKGMIDPFGLYLYGLVLKEKGNQNLACKILVESVNSYPWNWSAWLELQSLCTTVEILNNLNLSNHWMKDFFLANAYQELRMHNESLAKYEHLQITFNFSNYVQAQIAKAQYSLREFDQVEVIFEELLRNDPYRVEDMDTYSNVLYAKECSSALSFLAHKIYMIDKYRPESCLIIGNYYSLKGQHEKSVMYFRRALKLNRNYLSAWTLMGHEYVEMKNTPAAIDAYRRAVDINPCDYRAWYGLGQAYEMMGMPFYALHYFKKSVFLQPNDSRLWIAMAQCYETDQLRMLEEAIKCYRRAVNSNDREAIAIHKLAKLHNEIGRSEEAAFYYKKELERMEAEEREGPNMVEALLFLAQHCKEQKRDQEAEVYLTRLLDYTGPEKETAKNMLRGMRASESSFPLMDVEHFHP, from the exons ATGGAGGAAGATGAGGTTGTCGATGGCGATTTCTACCTTCTTGCTAAATCATACTTCGATTGCCGAGAATATAAAAGGGCTGCCCATGTGCTTCGAGATCAGGCTGGAAAGAAGTCTGTGTTCTTGAGATGCTATGCTCTTTATCGG GCTGGAGAAAAGCGGAAAGAAGAGGAGATGATAGAACTTGAGGGGCCACTGGGTAAGAGTGATGCTGTGAATCGTGAGTTAGCATCCCTAGAGACAGAGTTGTCAACTCTCCGCAACAAAGGTATGATTGATCCCTTCGGGTTGTACTTGTACGGGCTCGTCCTTAAAGAGAAAGGCAACCAAAATCTTGCTTGTAAAATTCTTGTGGAATCTGTGAATAGCTATCCTTGGAATTGGAGTGCCTGGTTAGAGCTGCAGTCCCTATGTACTACAGTCGAGATCTTGAACAACCTTAACCTTAGTAACCATTGGATGAAGGATTTCTTTCTTGCTAATGCTTACCAAGAACTGCGGATGCACAATGAATCCTTAGCAAAATACGAACATCTTCAAATCACTTTCAATTTCAGTAATTATGTACAAGCTCAAATTGCAAAAGCCCAGTACAGTCTAAGAGAATTTGATCAAGTTGAAGTAATTTTTGAAGAACTTCTAAGGAATGATCCCTATCGAGTGGAAGACATGGATACGTATTCTAATGTGCTCTATGCAAAGGAATGTTCCTCTGCCCTCAGTTTCCTTGCCCATAAGATATATATGATTGATAAATACAGACCTGAATCATGCCTTATCATTGGAAATTACTACAGTTTAAAGGGGCAGCATGAGAAATCTGTTATGTACTTTAGGAGGGCACTAAAATTGAACAGAAATTATCTATCTGCCTGGACACTAATGGGTCACGAGTATGTAGAGATGAAAAACACTCCAGCTGCTATTGATGCCTATCGGCGGGCTGTGGATATAAATCCTTGTGATTATCGAGCTTGGTATGGGCTCGGACAAGCATATGAGATGATGGGCATGCCATTTTATGCTCTTCACTATTTCAAGAAGTCTGTGTTCTTGCAGCCTAATGATTCTCGCTTGTGGATTGCTATGGCTCAGTGTTATGAAACTGATCAGCTCCGGATGCTGGAGGAGGCAATCAAGTGTTACAGAAGAGCTGTAAATAGTAATGATAGGGAGGCCATAGCAATCCACAAGTTAGCAAAGCTCCATAATGAGATTGGGCGTTCTGAAGAAGCAGCATTTTATTACAAGAAAGAATTAGAGAGGATGGAAGCTGAAGAGAGAGAAGGGCCAAATATGGTTGAAGCTCTATTGTTTCTTGCCCAACACTGCAAAGAGCAGAAGAGGGACCAAGAAGCAGAGGTGTACCTTACCCGTCTTCTGGATTACACTGGCCCT GAGAAGGAAACTGCTAAGAATATGCTTCGAGGGATGAGAGCATCAGAATCCAGTTTCCCTCTTATGGATGTTGAACATTTTCATCCTTGA
- the LOC136231189 gene encoding uncharacterized protein, producing the protein MGGNRWIRPEVYPLFASVGVAIGICGFQLVRNLCINPEVRVNKQNRTAGVLDNFAEGEKYSEHFIRKYVRNKSPEIMPSINNFFTSPK; encoded by the exons ATGGGTGGGAATCGATGGATCAGGCCTGAG GTTTATCCTCTGTTCGCCTCCGTTGGAGTTGCCATCGGGATCTGTGGGTTCCAGCTTGTACGCAACCTCTGCATCAATCCTGAAGTCAG GGTTAACAAGCAGAACCGTACAGCTGGAGTTCTGGATAACTTTGCAGAGGGAGAGAAGTATTCTGAGCATTTCATAAGGAAATATGTCCGCAACAAGTCCCCTGAAATTATGCCATCGATCAACAACTTCTTCACAAGCCCCAAATGA